One window from the genome of Nicotiana tomentosiformis chromosome 5, ASM39032v3, whole genome shotgun sequence encodes:
- the LOC138892632 gene encoding uncharacterized protein, giving the protein MGIVEVSGVAFTIFQLSGAVYQWWQAYEEGRPADAALLTWAHFLEIFLREFVPQTLCDAWRTEFEQLHQGTISVAEYAIRFSELSRHALALVSTIRERVRRFIEGLSYGLRSSMAWELEMDTPFQQVLSPYHAILDCHAKTVTLAMPDLPWLEWRGTLDYIPSRVVSFLKEQRMVEMWFEAYLTFVRDVSANTPTVESAPVVRDFLDVFPSDLPALSSDRDIDSGIDLVQGIQPISIPPYCIALVDLKELKE; this is encoded by the exons atgggtattgtggaggtgagtggagttgcttttactatatttcagctgtcaggagcagtgtatcagtggtggcaggcttatgaggagggtaggccagctgatgcaGCCCTACTTACCTGGGCTCACTTTTTAgagatatttttgagagagtttgttccccagaccctttgTGATGCATGGCGTACCGagtttgagcaacttcatcaAGGGACTATATCAGTGGCAGAGTATGctatcagattcagtgagttgtcccgacatgcacttgccttggtttctacaattagagagcgagtccgcagattcatcgaggggctcagttatggcCTTAGGTCCAGCATGGcttgggagttggagatggatactccatttcagcaggtg ttgtcaccctatcatgctattctggattgtcacgctaagactgtgacattggctatgccagatTTGCcgtggttggagtggaggggtacattggattatattcctagcagggttgtgtccttccttaaggaacaacggatggttgagatgTGGTTTGAAGCATATCTAACcttcgtgagggatgttagtgctaatactcctaccgttgagtcagctccggtagtgagggatttcctAGATGTGTTCCCATCAGACCTACCGGCATTGTcgtccgatagggatattgattctggtattgacctggtgcagggcattcagcccatttctattccaccatattgtatagCACTAGTGgatttgaaggaattaaaggaatag